The following are encoded together in the candidate division WOR-3 bacterium genome:
- a CDS encoding nucleoside recognition domain-containing protein, which yields MSTLVLGVWHGIRAFLKLMMIVAPVYTGITILRYTPALRTFADFAAPFMRFFRLPGEAAMALILGNVINLYAGLGAITALKLPVDQLTVLSVMLLLSHSQILETAVFFQMRARWWLLWAIRLVVSLLAGAGLGRLIVRAPVDVGTAGTGLLARLAQLPWYGIGPAASNWALGLFATAWKMLAVLVAIFIVLEYAQRYGLLERLLSGVNRVTRYIGLSREAGLPWLGGNVFGIVFGGGLIIESTHAHKLSSRQVTLVATFLALSHGLFEDTAIFVVLGANLFWITVPRIVLAVIVTWMLSRILKETPTDV from the coding sequence ATGTCAACGCTAGTCCTGGGCGTGTGGCATGGTATCCGGGCGTTCCTTAAGCTGATGATGATTGTCGCTCCGGTATATACCGGTATCACCATTCTGCGCTACACGCCGGCGCTCAGAACGTTTGCCGACTTTGCTGCACCGTTCATGCGGTTCTTCAGGCTGCCGGGCGAAGCGGCAATGGCGCTGATTCTGGGTAATGTTATCAACCTTTATGCCGGCCTGGGTGCGATAACCGCGCTGAAACTGCCAGTTGACCAGCTTACCGTGCTGAGTGTGATGCTGCTGTTATCCCACTCCCAGATCCTTGAGACGGCGGTGTTCTTCCAGATGAGGGCGCGGTGGTGGCTGTTGTGGGCGATCAGGCTTGTGGTTTCGCTACTGGCCGGCGCGGGCCTGGGCCGACTTATCGTTCGCGCACCAGTAGACGTAGGTACAGCTGGAACCGGGCTGCTGGCGCGTCTGGCCCAACTGCCCTGGTATGGTATTGGGCCGGCGGCATCGAACTGGGCTCTGGGGCTGTTCGCAACCGCGTGGAAGATGCTCGCCGTGCTTGTCGCGATATTCATCGTGCTTGAGTATGCACAGCGCTATGGCCTTCTCGAAAGGTTGCTCTCGGGTGTGAACCGGGTCACTCGATACATCGGGCTTTCTCGCGAGGCCGGCCTGCCATGGCTTGGCGGCAATGTGTTCGGTATTGTGTTCGGTGGTGGGCTAATTATCGAATCAACCCATGCACACAAGCTGAGTTCCCGGCAGGTGACACTTGTTGCCACATTCCTGGCTTTGTCGCACGGGTTGTTCGAGGACACGGCGATATTCGTTGTTCTCGGAGCAAATCTCTTCTGGATCACGGTGCCGCGTATTGTCCTTGCAGTCATCGTCACCTGGATGCTGAGTCGGATTCTAAAAGAGACGCCGACAGATGTCTGA